The Streptomyces sp. NBC_01268 genome window below encodes:
- a CDS encoding FlgD immunoglobulin-like domain containing protein yields MTAAVASLAPLAGGTAVAAEAPAAQAPLTIPAERHPGQGLLRFAGTTGFMHEDSGGYAWVPYAGGKPTRFAADRTYTMHGGDGDVIARQYDDRVVLQDGPTGPGRTVTIPQRQRFAGVQGGKVLTNGEDKAVHVLSVENGVQKDVKAVAPAGSAWSSPLPRMGDWQGNGRGFFVAYSLNGKTLVGWVALDDPNAAVRPTSIPYVDSVSPPGVSGMRAYTYDWQAHRLSLWDLAGDLTKPVADIALPEPPTALVGQDVLVRTKNVQSGNDVYALYPLSGGEPRPAFDAADVVPTQDGGVLATITGADDQSVVHKAAIPADGSAPVLTRLYATPGMIAQTRRIAVAQGELNASENFGLDANGFDDMYGRVTSRRLTVSGELAVGPKTNLGFDPEALIPGHCLPACVPVVPTGDGRIVLQKYPGGLYAIGEGQDMDHASWTGAEPFEYGRDFQVSGRYVSFVAEAQTGPSRMREVRDIDTTNAVFSHDLGDRRTALDGDTLWAESTTTGIVDAVDLRTSTTKRTVKLAGCDLTGLQVVGSFAYWKCATSSGVKNLDTLANISLPAHTNALLGDGYLAHEKGGTVSVTPLRGGGATRAIGTVADSRPDYGWTVDRFGGHVSLVDADQNIHVVPTGVPASPLRLLDEERGKVDRKAKDPTWTAKWWLNKPAASWKVDVRDSAGTVVRTLSGGEARGVVKPAWDGKDAAGNALPDGLYDWTLTAAPADGVGPALTRTGDTVLVRGQSTLATGRYQPVPPTRVMDTRDGTGVAKAKLGADRTVTLTVAGRGGVPAKGVSAVVLNVTATNATASTFVSAYPSGTVRTSASNLNVVAGRTVPNLVVVPVKDGKVTFYNRSGSVDLLADVAGYYTLSGQGSLYEPVTPTRLMDTRDGTGVAKAKVGAGKTVTLTVAGKGGVPAEGVTAVVLNVTATNPTASTFVSVYPYGTTRTSASNLNVVAGQTVPNLVVVPVKDGKVTFYNRNGSLDLLADVAGYYTSGTTGSLYEPVTPARLMDTRDGFGGPPPKVGADKTVTLTVAGRGGVPAEGVTAVVLNVTATNPTSSTFVSVYPYGTTRTSASNLNVVAGQTVPNLVVVPVKDGKVTFYNRSGSIDLIADVAGFYGP; encoded by the coding sequence GTGACGGCGGCCGTCGCCTCGCTCGCACCGCTCGCCGGGGGGACGGCGGTCGCGGCGGAGGCACCCGCCGCACAGGCGCCGCTGACCATTCCGGCGGAGCGCCACCCGGGCCAGGGCCTGCTCCGCTTCGCCGGCACCACCGGCTTCATGCACGAGGACTCCGGCGGCTACGCCTGGGTGCCGTACGCGGGCGGGAAGCCCACCCGGTTCGCCGCCGACCGCACGTACACAATGCACGGCGGTGACGGTGACGTCATCGCGCGCCAGTACGACGACAGGGTCGTCCTCCAGGACGGGCCCACCGGGCCCGGGCGGACCGTGACGATCCCGCAGCGGCAGCGCTTCGCGGGCGTCCAGGGCGGCAAGGTCCTCACCAACGGCGAGGACAAGGCCGTACACGTCCTGTCGGTCGAGAACGGCGTCCAGAAGGACGTGAAGGCGGTCGCCCCGGCCGGCTCCGCCTGGAGCTCCCCCCTGCCGCGGATGGGCGACTGGCAGGGCAACGGCCGGGGCTTCTTCGTCGCGTACTCCCTGAACGGCAAGACCCTCGTCGGCTGGGTCGCCCTCGACGACCCGAACGCGGCGGTCAGACCCACATCGATCCCGTACGTCGACAGCGTCAGCCCGCCCGGTGTCTCGGGGATGCGCGCCTACACGTACGACTGGCAGGCACACCGGCTGAGCCTCTGGGACCTGGCCGGCGACCTCACCAAGCCCGTGGCGGACATCGCACTGCCCGAGCCGCCGACCGCGCTGGTGGGCCAGGACGTCCTGGTGCGGACCAAGAACGTCCAGTCCGGCAACGACGTGTACGCGCTGTACCCGCTCTCCGGCGGCGAGCCCCGCCCGGCGTTCGACGCGGCCGACGTCGTCCCCACCCAGGACGGCGGCGTCCTGGCCACGATCACGGGCGCGGACGACCAGAGTGTCGTCCACAAGGCCGCGATCCCGGCGGACGGTTCGGCGCCGGTCCTCACCAGGCTCTACGCCACTCCGGGCATGATCGCCCAGACCCGGCGGATCGCCGTCGCCCAGGGCGAGCTGAACGCCTCGGAGAACTTCGGCCTCGACGCCAACGGCTTCGACGACATGTACGGGCGGGTGACCAGCAGGAGGCTCACCGTCAGCGGCGAGCTCGCCGTGGGCCCCAAGACCAATCTCGGGTTTGACCCCGAGGCTCTCATCCCGGGCCACTGCCTTCCGGCCTGCGTGCCCGTGGTCCCCACCGGCGACGGGCGTATCGTCCTCCAGAAGTACCCGGGCGGCCTGTACGCGATCGGTGAGGGCCAGGACATGGACCACGCCAGCTGGACGGGTGCCGAACCCTTCGAGTACGGGCGCGACTTCCAGGTCTCGGGCCGCTACGTCTCGTTCGTCGCGGAGGCGCAGACGGGGCCGTCCCGGATGCGCGAGGTCCGCGACATCGACACCACGAATGCGGTGTTCAGCCACGACCTGGGCGACCGCCGGACCGCCCTCGACGGCGACACCCTGTGGGCCGAGTCGACCACCACCGGCATTGTCGACGCGGTCGATCTGCGCACCAGCACGACGAAGCGCACGGTGAAGCTGGCCGGGTGTGACCTCACCGGGCTCCAGGTCGTGGGCTCCTTCGCGTACTGGAAGTGCGCGACGAGTTCCGGCGTGAAGAACCTCGACACCCTCGCGAACATCTCCCTGCCCGCACACACCAACGCGCTCCTGGGCGACGGCTACCTCGCCCACGAGAAGGGCGGCACGGTCTCCGTCACCCCGCTGCGCGGCGGTGGCGCGACCCGCGCGATCGGGACCGTGGCCGACTCACGGCCCGACTACGGCTGGACGGTCGACCGCTTCGGCGGCCACGTGAGCCTCGTGGACGCGGACCAGAACATCCACGTCGTGCCGACCGGCGTCCCCGCCTCACCGCTGCGCCTCCTCGACGAGGAGCGCGGAAAGGTGGACCGCAAGGCCAAGGACCCGACGTGGACCGCGAAGTGGTGGCTGAACAAGCCCGCCGCCTCCTGGAAGGTCGACGTGCGCGACAGCGCGGGCACGGTCGTGCGCACGCTAAGCGGTGGTGAAGCCCGAGGCGTGGTGAAGCCCGCCTGGGACGGCAAGGACGCGGCCGGGAACGCGCTGCCGGACGGGCTGTACGACTGGACCCTGACGGCCGCCCCGGCGGACGGCGTGGGCCCCGCGCTCACCCGCACCGGCGACACGGTCCTGGTCCGCGGGCAGTCCACCCTCGCCACCGGACGCTACCAGCCGGTGCCGCCGACCCGGGTGATGGACACCCGTGATGGCACCGGGGTGGCGAAGGCGAAGCTCGGCGCAGACAGGACGGTCACCCTGACCGTCGCGGGCCGGGGCGGGGTGCCCGCCAAGGGCGTCTCGGCCGTGGTCCTGAACGTGACGGCGACCAACGCCACGGCGTCGACGTTCGTCTCGGCATACCCCTCCGGAACGGTCCGTACCAGCGCGTCGAACCTCAACGTCGTCGCCGGCCGGACCGTCCCCAACCTCGTCGTGGTCCCGGTCAAGGACGGCAAGGTCACCTTCTACAACCGCAGCGGAAGCGTCGATCTCCTCGCCGATGTCGCCGGGTACTACACGCTGTCGGGCCAGGGCTCGCTGTACGAGCCGGTGACGCCGACCCGGCTGATGGACACCCGCGACGGCACCGGCGTCGCCAAGGCGAAGGTCGGCGCCGGCAAGACCGTCACCCTGACCGTCGCGGGCAAGGGCGGCGTCCCCGCCGAGGGCGTGACCGCCGTCGTCCTGAACGTGACGGCCACGAACCCGACGGCATCGACCTTCGTCTCCGTCTACCCGTACGGGACGACCCGCACCAGCGCGTCGAACCTCAACGTCGTCGCCGGGCAGACCGTCCCGAACCTCGTCGTGGTCCCGGTCAAGGACGGCAAGGTCACCTTCTACAACCGCAACGGCTCGCTCGACCTGCTGGCCGACGTCGCCGGGTACTACACCAGCGGCACCACGGGCTCCCTGTACGAGCCGGTGACCCCGGCCCGCCTCATGGACACCCGCGACGGATTCGGCGGGCCCCCGCCGAAGGTCGGCGCGGACAAGACCGTCACGTTGACCGTCGCGGGCAGGGGCGGCGTCCCCGCTGAGGGCGTGACGGCCGTCGTCCTGAACGTCACGGCCACGAACCCGACCTCGTCGACGTT